In Deinococcus radiophilus, a single genomic region encodes these proteins:
- a CDS encoding 5-carboxymethyl-2-hydroxymuconate Delta-isomerase, with amino-acid sequence MPHLTVEYTDNINTPRIPELLRELNGVLLAHANTYPVGGIRARAYRLSEYEVADSTEPNDAFVHVILKIGAGRSEEVRQVTGDQLFAALSRHFADEFAHRPLALSLEIQEFSEAGTWKQNNIHQRYKKA; translated from the coding sequence ATGCCCCACCTCACTGTCGAGTACACCGATAACATCAATACGCCGCGCATCCCCGAGCTGTTGCGGGAGTTGAACGGCGTCCTGCTGGCCCACGCCAACACCTACCCTGTGGGTGGGATTCGCGCCCGTGCCTACCGCCTCAGTGAGTACGAAGTGGCCGACAGCACCGAGCCGAACGACGCTTTTGTGCATGTCATCCTCAAGATCGGCGCCGGGCGCAGTGAAGAGGTCCGGCAGGTCACCGGGGACCAGCTGTTTGCCGCCTTGAGCCGTCATTTCGCAGACGAGTTCGCTCACCGTCCCCTGGCCCTCTCGCTGGAAATTCAGGAATTCAGCGAAGCCGGAACCTGGAAACAGAACAACATCCATCAGCGCTACAAGAAGGCTTGA
- a CDS encoding NAD-dependent epimerase/dehydratase family protein: protein MIQSRRVLLTGAAGTVGRSLRRSLAGQFALLRLSDRPGTDLGAAAQGEEIVYADLTDPGQVQEAAQGMDAIIHLGGISTEGEFGTILDVNIAGMHHLMEAARWGEVRRVVFASSVHAAGFYPRSETVSPSMPVRPDTYYGVSKVFAEALGRMYWDKYGLEFVAVRIYSFAEAPENRRHLSSWLSPGDAAQLFGNAISAPGIGFLTVAGTSANTRKWVTEDGWDALGYDPQDNAEVYAEALPEEEADPSDPAEQYQGGVFTRREFTDKHRSDKDRKGAKK from the coding sequence GTGATCCAGTCCCGCCGCGTCCTGCTGACCGGAGCCGCTGGCACGGTGGGCCGGTCCCTGCGCCGGAGCCTGGCCGGGCAGTTCGCGTTGCTGCGCCTGAGCGACCGGCCCGGCACCGATCTGGGAGCGGCGGCACAGGGCGAGGAGATCGTCTACGCCGACCTGACCGACCCGGGCCAGGTGCAGGAAGCTGCGCAGGGCATGGACGCCATCATCCACCTGGGCGGGATCTCCACCGAAGGCGAGTTTGGGACCATTTTGGACGTGAACATCGCCGGGATGCATCACCTGATGGAAGCGGCCCGCTGGGGTGAGGTGCGGCGGGTGGTGTTCGCCTCCAGCGTGCACGCCGCCGGGTTCTACCCGCGCTCCGAGACGGTCAGCCCAAGCATGCCGGTGCGGCCCGACACCTACTACGGCGTCAGCAAAGTATTCGCCGAGGCGCTGGGGCGGATGTACTGGGACAAGTACGGGCTGGAGTTCGTGGCGGTGCGGATCTATTCCTTTGCCGAAGCGCCGGAGAACCGCCGCCATCTGTCCAGCTGGCTCAGCCCGGGTGACGCGGCGCAGCTGTTCGGCAACGCTATTTCAGCGCCGGGCATCGGTTTCCTGACGGTGGCCGGAACCAGCGCCAACACCCGCAAGTGGGTCACGGAAGACGGCTGGGACGCGCTGGGGTACGACCCGCAGGATAACGCTGAGGTCTACGCGGAGGCACTGCCTGAGGAAGAGGCTGACCCCAGCGACCCTGCCGAGCAGTACCAGGGCGGCGTGTTTACCCGCCGCGAGTTTACGGATAAACACCGAAGTGACAAGGACAGAAAAGGAGCAAAGAAATGA
- the hpaE gene encoding 5-carboxymethyl-2-hydroxymuconate semialdehyde dehydrogenase produces the protein MTQPSPEHAANRQLADQLRAERLSKGIQHFIGGEWVDAVSGQTFEANSPVDNAPLVTVARGDERDIDRAAQAAHDAFQEWRLLPGKERRAVLHRIADLIEKRSQEIAVLESLDTGQAIRFMKSAAARGAENFRFFADRAPAAQDGQSLPAPGFVNYSIRQPIGPVGVITPWNTPFMLSTWKIAPALAAGCTVVHKPAEWSPVSATLLAEIMDEAGLPKGVHNLVHGFGEDAGKSLTEHPLIKAVAFVGETTTGSHIMRQGADTLKRVHFELGGKNAVVVFDDADLDKALDAVVFMIYSLNGERCTSSSRVLIQEGIYDEFTARIAERAGNIRVGDPLDPATEVGPLVHPRHFEKVCSYFEKAREEGATIAVGGEKVGDTGNFVRPTLFTGARNDMQIAQEEIFGPVLTAIPFKDEAEALQLANGVRYGLAGYLWTSDVTRAHRFAQGMEAGMIWVNSENVRHLPTPFGGVKDSGIGRDGGDYSFEFYMETKNIAVSLGTHKTAQLGVGKAPAIAPKEAGE, from the coding sequence ATGACCCAACCGAGTCCCGAACATGCCGCCAACCGTCAGCTGGCCGACCAACTCCGTGCTGAGCGGCTGAGCAAAGGCATCCAGCACTTTATCGGCGGAGAGTGGGTGGACGCCGTGAGCGGCCAGACCTTCGAAGCCAACTCTCCGGTGGACAACGCGCCCCTGGTCACGGTGGCCCGCGGCGACGAGCGCGACATTGACCGCGCTGCCCAGGCCGCCCATGACGCGTTTCAGGAATGGCGCTTGCTGCCCGGCAAGGAGCGCCGCGCTGTCCTGCACCGTATCGCTGATCTGATCGAAAAACGCTCGCAGGAAATCGCTGTGCTGGAGAGCCTCGACACCGGGCAGGCCATCCGCTTCATGAAGTCGGCGGCGGCACGCGGCGCCGAGAACTTCCGCTTCTTTGCCGACCGCGCCCCCGCCGCGCAGGACGGCCAGAGCCTGCCGGCCCCCGGCTTCGTCAACTACTCCATCCGCCAGCCCATCGGCCCGGTCGGGGTCATCACCCCCTGGAACACGCCCTTTATGCTCAGCACCTGGAAAATCGCGCCCGCGCTGGCCGCCGGCTGCACGGTGGTCCACAAGCCCGCCGAGTGGTCGCCCGTGAGCGCCACGCTGTTGGCCGAGATCATGGACGAGGCGGGACTGCCTAAGGGCGTGCACAACCTGGTGCACGGCTTTGGCGAGGACGCAGGCAAGAGCCTGACCGAGCATCCGCTGATCAAGGCCGTGGCCTTCGTGGGCGAAACCACCACCGGCAGCCACATCATGCGTCAGGGGGCCGACACCCTCAAGCGCGTCCACTTTGAGCTGGGCGGCAAAAACGCGGTGGTCGTCTTTGACGACGCCGATCTGGACAAGGCTCTGGACGCCGTGGTGTTCATGATCTACTCGCTCAACGGCGAGCGCTGCACTTCGTCTAGCCGCGTGCTGATCCAAGAAGGCATCTACGACGAGTTCACCGCCCGCATCGCCGAGCGTGCGGGCAATATCCGTGTAGGCGACCCGCTGGACCCCGCCACCGAAGTCGGCCCGCTGGTTCACCCCCGTCACTTCGAAAAGGTCTGCTCCTACTTTGAGAAGGCCCGCGAAGAAGGCGCGACCATCGCGGTGGGCGGCGAAAAAGTGGGTGACACGGGCAACTTCGTGCGTCCGACCCTGTTCACGGGTGCCCGCAACGATATGCAGATCGCCCAGGAAGAGATCTTCGGCCCGGTGCTGACAGCGATTCCCTTCAAGGACGAGGCCGAAGCCCTGCAACTCGCCAACGGCGTGCGCTACGGCCTGGCGGGCTACCTCTGGACCAGTGATGTCACCCGCGCCCACCGCTTTGCGCAGGGCATGGAAGCGGGCATGATCTGGGTCAACTCCGAAAACGTGCGTCACTTGCCCACCCCGTTTGGCGGGGTCAAAGATTCCGGCATCGGGCGCGACGGCGGCGACTATAGTTTTGAGTTCTACATGGAAACCAAGAACATCGCCGTGTCGCTGGGCACCCACAAGACCGCCCAGCTGGGCGTGGGCAAAGCGCCCGCCATCGCCCCGAAGGAAGCCGGAGAGTGA
- the hpaD gene encoding 3,4-dihydroxyphenylacetate 2,3-dioxygenase: MNPDVIRIAQAIFTVRDLAASREFYVDLLGMNVLHEESNALYLRGVEDREWTLKLEQCGEGETPRVRHLGYRVRDEASLDALVALAEENKLPHRWEEELDRPRILRLQDPFGIPVAFYHEVKTYPWLLQEYHQHRGPGLQRVDHCNVRVPDVKATMDWYMKELGFRLSEYTVDENDGHWAAWIQRRGGVHDFALTNGAGPCLHHWAYWMPDAMSIIKTCDILAGARKPELIERGPGRHGVSNAFFLYIRDPDGHRIELYTSDYITVDPDFEPIRWMRDDPRRQTLWGAKTPKSWFEEASPMEAFGGGIQTPKEGALTGIPVHVI; this comes from the coding sequence ATGAACCCCGATGTGATCCGTATCGCCCAGGCGATCTTTACTGTCCGTGATCTGGCTGCCAGCCGTGAATTCTACGTGGACCTGCTGGGCATGAACGTGCTGCACGAGGAGTCGAACGCCCTGTACCTGCGCGGCGTGGAAGACCGCGAGTGGACCCTCAAGCTCGAACAGTGCGGGGAAGGCGAGACACCCCGCGTGCGGCACCTGGGCTACCGGGTGCGCGACGAGGCCAGCCTGGACGCCTTGGTGGCCCTGGCCGAAGAAAACAAATTGCCGCACCGCTGGGAAGAGGAACTGGACCGTCCCCGCATCCTGCGCCTGCAAGACCCGTTCGGCATCCCGGTGGCCTTCTACCACGAGGTGAAAACCTACCCCTGGCTGCTGCAGGAGTACCACCAGCACCGCGGCCCCGGTCTGCAGCGGGTGGACCACTGCAACGTGCGCGTGCCGGACGTCAAAGCCACCATGGACTGGTACATGAAGGAACTGGGCTTCCGCCTGTCCGAGTACACCGTGGACGAAAACGACGGTCACTGGGCCGCCTGGATTCAGCGCCGCGGCGGTGTCCACGACTTTGCCCTGACCAACGGCGCCGGCCCCTGCCTGCACCACTGGGCCTACTGGATGCCCGATGCCATGAGCATCATCAAGACCTGCGACATCCTGGCGGGTGCCCGCAAGCCTGAACTGATCGAGCGCGGCCCTGGCCGTCACGGTGTTTCCAACGCCTTTTTCCTGTACATCCGCGACCCCGACGGCCACCGCATCGAGCTCTACACCAGCGACTACATCACGGTGGACCCCGACTTCGAGCCGATCCGGTGGATGCGCGACGATCCCCGCCGCCAGACCCTCTGGGGAGCCAAAACCCCCAAGAGCTGGTTCGAAGAGGCCAGCCCGATGGAAGCTTTCGGCGGCGGCATTCAGACCCCCAAAGAGGGCGCACTGACCGGCATTCCCGTGCATGTGATCTAA
- a CDS encoding PucR family transcriptional regulator gives MFTQAVCRIRVSACHWAGFRAASVLVVRGDVVSLATGLHYSGPYTMPHVSSLPDLLARPELLELLAELRRAATGTRPEEALVRLLAARTGGRAEVYASWGPLVAGAGEPPAGVSPQSLRLTHGRRHVGRLELWLPPEWAALGSLAAEYALLARLQTAAAGAARRRVGERTLDALLSGVSDPATLGPDAYAVAVAGLGPAVGRGAGARAAQAHALDVLAGAGEGYFAERVGQGLCTVRGDQAVWLWPARDLLREAEELYEALKASTGPSVRLGVSGLHRRTAPVQALQEAQQALSSLAGRPGHQIFQQMDPLYALLTQGRLTPLRRQVQALLADLDDGGRTESTLRAYLAHQGTLAELAEQQNVHVNTLRYRLRRAEQALDGSLSDPALLARLYLAFSPAGDP, from the coding sequence ATGTTCACCCAGGCAGTCTGCCGGATCAGGGTCAGCGCCTGCCACTGGGCAGGCTTTAGGGCGGCTTCGGTATTGGTGGTCCGGGGAGATGTCGTGTCACTGGCGACCGGACTGCATTACAGTGGCCCCTACACCATGCCGCATGTATCTTCCCTCCCTGACCTGCTGGCCCGCCCCGAACTGCTGGAACTGTTGGCCGAACTGCGCCGGGCCGCGACAGGAACCCGGCCCGAGGAGGCTCTGGTCAGGCTGCTGGCGGCGCGCACCGGGGGACGGGCCGAAGTCTACGCCAGCTGGGGTCCGCTGGTGGCCGGGGCGGGTGAACCGCCCGCTGGAGTGAGTCCCCAGAGCCTGCGCCTGACCCACGGACGGCGGCATGTGGGGCGGCTGGAGCTGTGGCTGCCCCCTGAGTGGGCGGCGCTGGGATCGCTGGCCGCCGAATATGCGCTGCTGGCCCGCCTGCAAACCGCCGCTGCGGGGGCGGCCCGCCGGCGGGTGGGTGAGCGCACCCTGGACGCCCTGCTGAGTGGTGTCAGCGACCCGGCCACCCTGGGACCGGATGCTTATGCAGTGGCGGTGGCCGGATTAGGTCCGGCGGTCGGGCGCGGAGCCGGTGCGCGGGCGGCGCAGGCGCACGCATTAGACGTCCTGGCCGGGGCTGGGGAAGGCTATTTCGCAGAGCGGGTCGGGCAGGGACTCTGTACCGTACGCGGCGATCAAGCCGTGTGGCTCTGGCCCGCCCGTGACCTGCTGCGTGAAGCTGAGGAACTGTATGAAGCCCTCAAGGCCAGCACCGGGCCGTCCGTCCGGCTGGGGGTCAGCGGCCTGCACCGCCGCACTGCTCCAGTCCAGGCCTTGCAGGAGGCGCAGCAGGCGCTGTCGTCGCTGGCAGGTCGCCCCGGACACCAGATTTTCCAGCAGATGGACCCGCTGTACGCCCTGCTCACCCAGGGTAGGCTGACACCGCTGCGCCGCCAGGTCCAGGCCCTGCTGGCCGATCTGGATGACGGTGGGCGCACCGAGTCCACCTTGCGGGCTTATCTGGCCCATCAGGGCACCCTCGCCGAGCTGGCCGAGCAGCAGAATGTGCATGTTAATACACTGCGCTACCGTCTGCGCCGCGCCGAGCAGGCTCTGGACGGATCGCTGAGTGATCCCGCGTTGCTGGCGCGGCTGTACCTGGCCTTCAGCCCCGCAGGAGATCCGTAG
- a CDS encoding thymidine kinase has product MLRSPYAGGHLEVIVGPMFSGKSEELIRRVGRAVIARQQVAVFKPALDSRYHISAVASHAGRTLEAQAAADTDAIRQALSGEGSLLSAPPTQVNVVGIDEAQFFGPALIPLALELADRGVRVILAGLDLDFRGEPFGLMPELLARAESVEKLTAICTVCGAPATRSQRLISGQPARWSDPVVLIGAQESYEARCRVHHVVQD; this is encoded by the coding sequence GTGCTCAGATCCCCCTATGCCGGAGGCCACCTTGAAGTGATCGTGGGGCCGATGTTCAGTGGCAAAAGTGAAGAACTGATTCGCCGGGTCGGCCGCGCGGTGATTGCCCGTCAGCAGGTGGCCGTCTTCAAGCCGGCGCTGGATAGCCGCTACCACATCAGTGCTGTGGCCAGCCACGCTGGCCGCACCCTGGAAGCCCAGGCCGCTGCCGACACGGACGCCATTCGCCAGGCCCTGAGCGGCGAAGGGTCGCTGCTGAGCGCCCCACCAACTCAGGTCAATGTGGTGGGCATTGATGAGGCTCAATTTTTCGGCCCAGCCCTGATTCCACTTGCCCTTGAACTGGCGGACCGGGGTGTGCGGGTGATCCTGGCCGGGCTGGACCTGGACTTCCGCGGCGAGCCGTTTGGACTGATGCCTGAGCTGCTGGCCCGCGCCGAAAGTGTAGAGAAGTTGACCGCCATCTGCACCGTCTGCGGAGCCCCAGCAACCCGCTCCCAGCGCTTGATCAGCGGACAGCCGGCTCGCTGGAGTGATCCGGTGGTGCTGATCGGAGCCCAGGAAAGCTACGAGGCCCGCTGCCGGGTTCACCATGTGGTGCAGGATTGA
- a CDS encoding tetratricopeptide repeat protein: MKQSRDLIWTVLLVSLTLVSMIALTPRLLRDSAQGAELEYQAGRYGQAEDILTTILSETRDDPDALVLRGLSRFRQGNLPGSRADLEQAVALAPEYADAWYGLAMVARANGDRELAAQHLSRALALEPKRDEFLELQSDLPRVFGPREHKARPAELRLPFRVQGDRLARVDQPMTVRAVNMGVAVPGHFPGEFAPDQLYAEWTAQMAAMNANALRVYTILPPAFYQALRDHNLKAEQAGRPPLYLIQGVWTELPPEDDYRGDFQQEFTAEMDRVLGAVHGDVDLPSWPGHASGRYDADVSPWLLGYVIGREWEPYSVVAYNRLAAGAAQYQGEYFLTQAASPMEVWLAEVMDHLAREQMRRYHQQTPIAFTNWPTLDPLRHVSEATEAEENALRRQRGEDVGAGPPRLSHNEDEVTLDARHIQPTAQNRAGTFAAFHAYPYYPDFMNNEAAYRESPSGNYPAYLAELRQHFGEMPVLIAEVGVPSSRGLAHFQAQGFHHGGHSEAEQARLDVALVRQVEDAGLAGSAVFSLMDEWFKRNWLYQELERPADHGVRWHNVMDPEENYGLIAADPVGEVPLCGPGTARWPEVPGIPGVQAWATARYLHLVFPSGLKLAGAPRVDTLALDTHPAAGDEFQIVLGDQTGRLTVNAGYQPFKLRGGGEQVYYLPDLQAVPEADGPYVSFLTMPNARRIGRDGTVYPPQLDEPGQLQGGPTEPENARRATQDFCRTGARVHLRLPWTLIGVTDPSERRVLSGDQPGGSQAVADIGLSVGGRQGRWTWEPWTEPEYALRLKPAYAALKQAWQEPAP; encoded by the coding sequence ATGAAGCAGTCGCGCGACCTGATCTGGACCGTGCTGCTGGTCAGCTTGACGCTGGTCAGCATGATTGCTTTGACTCCCAGGTTGCTGCGCGACTCGGCTCAGGGGGCCGAACTGGAATATCAGGCGGGGCGGTATGGCCAGGCCGAGGACATCCTGACCACCATTCTCAGTGAGACGCGCGACGACCCTGACGCCTTGGTGTTGCGTGGCCTCAGCCGCTTCCGCCAGGGCAACTTGCCAGGGTCCAGGGCCGACCTGGAACAGGCCGTGGCTCTGGCGCCGGAGTACGCCGACGCCTGGTACGGTCTGGCCATGGTGGCCCGCGCGAATGGGGACCGCGAACTGGCCGCGCAGCACCTCAGCCGTGCGCTGGCCCTGGAGCCGAAGCGGGATGAGTTTCTGGAGTTGCAGTCCGATCTGCCGCGTGTCTTCGGACCGCGTGAGCACAAGGCCCGCCCAGCGGAACTTCGGCTGCCGTTCAGGGTTCAGGGGGACCGCCTGGCCAGGGTGGACCAACCCATGACGGTGCGGGCAGTGAACATGGGTGTGGCAGTGCCGGGCCACTTTCCGGGTGAATTTGCGCCGGATCAGCTGTACGCCGAGTGGACCGCGCAGATGGCCGCCATGAACGCCAATGCACTGCGGGTCTATACCATTTTGCCGCCCGCCTTTTATCAGGCCCTCCGCGACCATAACCTGAAGGCAGAGCAGGCGGGCCGCCCCCCGCTGTACCTGATTCAGGGGGTCTGGACCGAGTTGCCCCCGGAGGACGACTACCGGGGCGACTTTCAGCAGGAATTCACTGCGGAGATGGACCGGGTGCTGGGCGCGGTGCATGGTGACGTGGACCTCCCTTCCTGGCCTGGACATGCCAGTGGCCGCTACGACGCGGACGTCAGCCCCTGGCTGCTCGGCTATGTGATTGGGCGCGAGTGGGAGCCTTACAGCGTGGTCGCCTACAACAGACTGGCGGCTGGGGCAGCTCAGTACCAGGGTGAATACTTCCTTACCCAGGCGGCCAGTCCCATGGAAGTCTGGCTGGCCGAGGTGATGGATCACCTGGCCCGCGAGCAGATGCGCCGCTACCATCAGCAAACCCCCATCGCCTTTACCAACTGGCCCACCCTGGACCCTCTGCGTCACGTCTCCGAAGCCACCGAAGCCGAGGAAAATGCCCTGCGCCGTCAGCGGGGTGAGGATGTGGGGGCCGGCCCACCCCGGCTGTCACACAATGAGGATGAAGTGACGCTGGACGCCCGCCATATTCAGCCCACCGCGCAGAACCGGGCTGGGACCTTCGCGGCTTTTCACGCCTATCCCTACTATCCCGACTTTATGAACAACGAAGCGGCCTACCGTGAGTCGCCAAGCGGCAATTATCCCGCCTATCTGGCGGAGTTGCGCCAGCACTTTGGGGAGATGCCAGTTCTGATTGCCGAGGTGGGCGTGCCCAGCAGCCGGGGCCTGGCGCATTTTCAGGCGCAGGGATTCCATCACGGTGGGCACAGTGAGGCGGAGCAGGCCCGGCTAGACGTGGCCTTGGTGCGTCAGGTGGAGGATGCCGGGCTGGCTGGCAGCGCGGTCTTTTCGCTGATGGACGAATGGTTCAAGCGCAACTGGCTGTATCAGGAACTGGAGCGCCCCGCCGATCATGGAGTGCGCTGGCACAATGTCATGGACCCGGAGGAGAACTACGGTCTGATCGCGGCCGATCCCGTCGGTGAAGTGCCGCTATGTGGCCCAGGCACGGCCCGCTGGCCGGAGGTGCCAGGGATACCAGGGGTGCAGGCCTGGGCGACGGCACGGTACTTGCATCTGGTGTTTCCCAGCGGCCTCAAGCTGGCGGGCGCGCCACGGGTCGACACTCTGGCACTGGACACCCACCCCGCTGCGGGCGATGAATTCCAGATTGTCCTGGGTGACCAGACCGGGCGGCTGACGGTCAATGCAGGCTATCAGCCCTTCAAATTGCGTGGCGGGGGAGAGCAGGTCTACTATCTGCCTGACCTGCAGGCGGTCCCTGAAGCGGACGGCCCCTATGTCAGCTTCCTGACCATGCCCAATGCCCGGCGGATCGGGCGTGACGGCACCGTTTATCCGCCGCAGCTGGACGAGCCGGGGCAGCTCCAGGGTGGGCCCACCGAACCGGAAAACGCCCGCCGCGCCACGCAGGACTTTTGCCGTACGGGAGCCCGTGTTCACCTGCGGCTCCCCTGGACACTGATTGGTGTGACCGATCCCAGCGAACGGCGGGTCCTGAGTGGTGATCAGCCAGGCGGCAGCCAGGCTGTGGCGGACATTGGCCTGTCGGTGGGTGGCCGGCAGGGGCGCTGGACCTGGGAGCCCTGGACCGAGCCGGAGTATGCCCTGCGCCTCAAACCGGCCTACGCCGCCCTGAAACAGGCCTGGCAGGAGCCTGCGCCATGA
- the hpaB gene encoding 4-hydroxyphenylacetate 3-monooxygenase, oxygenase component: protein MTVADKKIPSMAEMSGQPGAKTGAEFLERLRRNPPTLYIDGQRVEDPTTHPSTKNMSASLAGLYDLQHSPEYRDLLTFEEGGVRYGRSFMVPRTKEDLRTIGEAHRVRANYGLGFLGRAPDYMNANVMAAGEGADYFARSKPKGDYAVDFSENMRRYARFVRDNDLCLTHALTNPQVNRAKLEGELPDPYIALGIVEETPEGVIVRGARMMATLPIADEILIFPSTVLRSNDKESIYAMGFAVPCNAPGISFQCREPIDVGRDPEDHPLSSRFDEQDAFVIFDDVLVPWERVFLLYDVELANNAYAGTGAVLHMAYQVVNLKVAKTEAFLGTAQSIVNAIGSGQFQHVQSKMAEIIVMLEIMKGLEVAAREQAEPNEYGVMTPARRPLDAARNYYPANHARLPELLQLLGASGIIMMPSKADREGPLGEQIARFLQAGNASAEDRLKLFRLAWDMGMSSFAGRQELYERYFFGDPVRMHSALYEVYDSTEAVQRIQDFLNRDGMYAEGGKNQ from the coding sequence ATGACTGTAGCCGACAAGAAAATTCCGAGCATGGCCGAGATGTCCGGCCAACCTGGAGCGAAGACCGGAGCAGAGTTCCTGGAGCGTCTGCGCCGGAATCCACCGACCCTCTACATCGACGGGCAGCGGGTCGAAGACCCCACCACCCACCCCTCGACCAAGAACATGAGTGCCTCGCTGGCGGGACTGTACGACCTCCAGCACAGCCCCGAATACCGCGACCTGCTGACCTTTGAAGAGGGTGGTGTGCGCTATGGCCGCTCCTTTATGGTGCCCCGCACCAAAGAAGACCTGCGGACCATCGGCGAGGCCCACCGCGTGCGCGCCAACTACGGCCTGGGTTTCCTGGGCCGCGCCCCCGACTACATGAACGCCAACGTGATGGCTGCTGGTGAGGGCGCAGACTATTTTGCCCGCTCCAAGCCCAAGGGTGACTACGCTGTGGACTTTTCCGAGAACATGCGCCGTTACGCCCGGTTCGTGCGTGACAACGACCTGTGCCTGACCCACGCGCTGACCAACCCGCAGGTCAACCGCGCTAAGCTCGAAGGCGAGCTGCCCGACCCCTACATCGCGCTGGGCATCGTCGAAGAAACGCCCGAAGGCGTGATCGTGCGCGGCGCCCGCATGATGGCGACCTTGCCGATCGCCGACGAAATCCTGATTTTCCCCTCCACGGTGCTGCGCTCCAACGACAAAGAGAGCATCTACGCGATGGGCTTTGCCGTGCCGTGCAACGCACCGGGCATCAGCTTCCAGTGCCGCGAACCGATTGATGTGGGCCGCGACCCCGAAGACCACCCGCTGAGCAGCCGCTTTGACGAGCAAGACGCCTTCGTGATCTTCGACGACGTGCTGGTTCCCTGGGAGCGCGTATTCCTGCTGTACGACGTAGAGCTGGCCAACAACGCCTACGCCGGTACAGGCGCGGTACTGCACATGGCCTATCAGGTCGTGAACCTCAAGGTCGCCAAGACCGAAGCTTTCCTGGGAACCGCCCAGAGCATCGTGAACGCCATCGGCTCCGGGCAGTTCCAGCACGTCCAGAGCAAGATGGCCGAGATCATCGTGATGCTGGAAATCATGAAAGGCCTTGAGGTCGCGGCCCGCGAGCAGGCCGAACCCAACGAGTACGGTGTCATGACCCCGGCCCGCCGTCCACTGGACGCGGCCCGCAACTACTACCCGGCCAATCACGCCCGCCTGCCGGAGCTGCTGCAACTGCTGGGGGCTTCGGGCATCATCATGATGCCGTCCAAGGCCGACCGTGAAGGACCGCTGGGTGAGCAGATCGCCCGCTTCCTGCAGGCGGGCAACGCCAGCGCCGAGGACCGCCTGAAGCTCTTCCGCTTGGCCTGGGACATGGGCATGAGCAGCTTTGCTGGCCGTCAAGAGCTGTACGAGCGCTACTTCTTCGGTGACCCGGTGCGGATGCACTCGGCCCTGTACGAAGTCTATGACAGCACTGAAGCGGTGCAGCGCATTCAGGACTTCCTGAACCGTGACGGTATGTACGCCGAAGGAGGCAAAAACCAATGA
- a CDS encoding fumarylacetoacetate hydrolase family protein, with protein sequence MKTANFMVGGRTLTGELRQDGLLYDAAGESHNPDDVQFLLPLKPGKVIALALNYGDHVKELGFEKPEEPVMFLKPNTSLLPHGGTVIYPRGAQYMHYECELAIVIGRDARRVKEKDAEDYIGGYTISNDLVVRDYVSNYYRPPMRAKGWDTFGPMGPYFVTKDEIKDPYDLAIRSYVNDELRQEGSTSDMIRRGPELIEFMSRFMTLEAGDVILTGTPKGVSHVHPGDVMRMEVEGLGALVNPVALEDESAEPLIAEEGERK encoded by the coding sequence ATGAAAACCGCAAACTTTATGGTGGGTGGCCGCACCCTGACCGGCGAACTGCGCCAAGACGGCCTGCTGTATGACGCCGCTGGTGAGAGCCATAACCCCGACGACGTGCAGTTCCTGCTGCCTCTCAAACCCGGCAAAGTCATCGCGCTGGCGCTGAACTACGGCGATCACGTCAAGGAATTGGGGTTCGAGAAGCCTGAAGAACCTGTGATGTTCCTCAAGCCCAACACCAGTTTGCTGCCCCACGGCGGTACGGTGATCTACCCGCGTGGCGCCCAGTACATGCACTACGAGTGCGAACTGGCCATCGTGATCGGGCGCGACGCCCGCCGCGTCAAGGAAAAGGACGCCGAGGATTACATCGGCGGCTACACCATCTCCAACGATCTGGTGGTGCGCGACTACGTGAGCAACTACTACCGCCCCCCCATGCGCGCCAAGGGCTGGGATACCTTCGGTCCCATGGGGCCGTATTTTGTCACCAAAGACGAGATCAAAGATCCCTACGATCTGGCGATCCGCTCATATGTGAACGACGAACTACGCCAGGAAGGCAGCACGTCCGACATGATCCGCCGTGGCCCCGAACTGATCGAATTCATGAGCCGCTTCATGACCCTCGAAGCCGGCGACGTGATTCTGACCGGCACCCCCAAAGGCGTGAGCCATGTTCACCCCGGCGACGTGATGCGCATGGAAGTGGAAGGCCTGGGTGCCCTGGTAAACCCGGTCGCCCTGGAAGACGAGAGCGCTGAGCCCTTGATCGCCGAAGAAGGAGAGCGGAAGTAA